A single genomic interval of Zingiber officinale cultivar Zhangliang chromosome 4A, Zo_v1.1, whole genome shotgun sequence harbors:
- the LOC121970229 gene encoding uncharacterized protein LOC121970229, producing the protein MSAYISRNVLRSREWSHRLPPIRCVLFHSSPTSLSRRSSDRSDSENQIRFSVRLKRSDARTAVRNICLNGTSSKQYIQGEDIGWFGNRKGSRNFKLQDNMGESNKNQRPKSKDKSKYQRVSDCWKSKHDKNRHRQRGQNFDDDDDGGYEHRSTKFNRFGGQRSFTWSFNSDEKLHFNNFCGGFEWRDCSQKAKSRTRIWNESDLEEEDEESIDVRLQSHRRVLELPLTGPLTLDAIKSAFHAHALKWHPDKHGGPSQVIAEEKFKVCVDAYNTLRNALK; encoded by the exons ATGAGTGCATATATCTCCAGGAACGTGCTCAGATCACGGGAATGGAGTCATCGGCTGCCGCCGATCCGTTGCGTACTGTTCCATTCCTCTCCGACCTCCCTCTCCAggcgcagctccgatcgatcggaTAGCGAG AATCAAATCAGGTTTTCAGTCCGTCTAAAGCGATCAGATGCAAGGACAGCTGTTAGAAATATCTGTCTCAATGGAACTTCCTCCAAGCAATACATTCAG GGCGAAGATATTGGTTGGTTTGGTAACAGAAAAGGCAGTAGAAATTTCAAGTTACAGGACAATATGGGTGAATCAAACAAAAATCAACGGCCAAAGAGTAAAGATAAATCAAAATATCAAAGAGTATCAGACTGTTGGAAAAGTAAACATGACAAAAACAGGC ATAGGCAACGTGGGCAGaactttgatgatgatgatgatggtggtTACGAGCATCGTAGTACCAAGTTCAACAGATTTGGTGGACAAAGATCTTTTACATGGTCTTTTAATTCAGATGAAAAACTTCATTTCAACAATTTTTGTGGTGGATTTGAGTGGAGAGATTGTTCACAGAAGGCTAAATCAAGGACTCGGATATGGAATGAAAGTGATctcgaagaagaagacgaagaatCAATTGATGTAAGATTGCAATCCCATCGAAGAGTTCTGGAATTGCCACTGACAGGTCCCTTGACACTAGATGCTATCAAATCTGC TTTCCATGCTCATGCTTTAAAGTGGCACCCTGACAAGCATGGAGGCCCTTCTCAG GTTATAGCAGAGGAAAAGTTCAAGGTTTGTGTCGATGCATACAACACGCTTCGCAATGCCCTAAAATGA